TGAGATGGCCGAGAAGCTGTGCTTGAACTGCCTGACGCCGGACCTGGACCTGGAGGCCGGGCCCGACGTTGCCGGCGGGCATTCGTCCGACCTGCTGAGCGACGTGCTGGCCAACGCACCCGCCGGCGGCGTGCTGGTGACCATCCAGGTGCACATGAACGTGATCGCCGTGGCCTCCCACTGCGAACTGGCCGCCGTGATCTTCGCCGCCGGTCGCCTGCCGGACGAGGCCCTGCGGCGCAAGGCCACCGAGGAAGGAATCGCCCTGTTCAGCGCGTCCCGGTCGACGTTCGACGTCGTCGGCGCGCTCTATGCCGAGGGCCTTCGGGGACACGTCGGGTGAGGATATTCCGGATCGATCTGCACATCCACTCGGCGCTCTCCGCGTGCGCGGACGATGAGATGACGCCGCCGGCCATCGTGGAGGCGGCCCAGCGGGCGGGACTGGAGATGATCGCCATCTGTGACCACAACGCAGCGGGTAACACGGCGGCCATTCAGGCTGCAGCCGGTCCTTCGCCCGTCGTCCTCGCCGGCATGGAGATCACCACCGCCGAAGAAGCGCACGTCGTCGGCCTGTTCCCGTGCCCCGAGGCCGCCGAACGCGCGGCCGCCGAGGTCCGGGCCGCCCTGCCGCACGCCGACGCCCTTCGCCGCGGCGTTCCACGCCGCGGCTTCGGCGCCCAGCGGCTGATGACGCCGGACGGCGTCTGCTGCGGTCTGGACGACGCGCTGCTCTCGGCCGCCTCCGCCCTGTCCCTCTCGGACGCGGTGGACGTGGTGCGCCGTCATGGCGGCCTGGCCGTGGCGGCGCACGTGGACCGGCCGTCGTTCAGCGTGCCGGCGCAGTTGGGCATGATGCCGGCGGACGTCCGCTTCGATGCGATCGAGATCTCGGCGGCGGGCGCCAGGCGCGGGCGGGAAGCGGAGTTCGCCGCCCTGGAGCTGCCGATCCTGTTCGGCTCCGACAGCCACTCGCTGGAGGAGATCGGCGCGGCCTGCACCATGCTGCGGGCGGCCGAGCCGAGCTTCGCCGAACTGGCCCTGGCGCTACAGGCCCGTGCGGGACGGGAGGTCGGGCGTGCGTGACCTGAGCCTGCACATCCTGGACATCATCGAGAACTCGATCCGGGCCGGCGCATCGGAGGTCCGGGTCGTGATTGCGCAGGACGTGGAGGCGGACCGGTTGGCGATCTCCATCGAGGACAACGGGCCGGGGCTGGACGTGCCCGAGCACGTCGTGTTTGACCCCTTCTACACCACCAAGAAGGGGAAGCGCATCGGCCTGGGGCTGAGCCTGTTCCGCGAGGCGGCCATCCAGGCCGGCGGCGGTCTGGAACTCTCCCGCTCCAGGCTGGGCGGGCTGGCCGTGGAGGCGGTCCTCGGGCTGAGCCACGTGGACCGGCCGCCGCTGGGCGACGTGGCCGGAATGGTCTCGGCCGTCGT
This window of the Candidatus Brocadiaceae bacterium genome carries:
- a CDS encoding serine kinase, which translates into the protein MAEKLCLNCLTPDLDLEAGPDVAGGHSSDLLSDVLANAPAGGVLVTIQVHMNVIAVASHCELAAVIFAAGRLPDEALRRKATEEGIALFSASRSTFDVVGALYAEGLRGHVG
- a CDS encoding PHP domain-containing protein, with protein sequence MRIFRIDLHIHSALSACADDEMTPPAIVEAAQRAGLEMIAICDHNAAGNTAAIQAAAGPSPVVLAGMEITTAEEAHVVGLFPCPEAAERAAAEVRAALPHADALRRGVPRRGFGAQRLMTPDGVCCGLDDALLSAASALSLSDAVDVVRRHGGLAVAAHVDRPSFSVPAQLGMMPADVRFDAIEISAAGARRGREAEFAALELPILFGSDSHSLEEIGAACTMLRAAEPSFAELALALQARAGREVGRA
- a CDS encoding ATP-binding protein gives rise to the protein MRDLSLHILDIIENSIRAGASEVRVVIAQDVEADRLAISIEDNGPGLDVPEHVVFDPFYTTKKGKRIGLGLSLFREAAIQAGGGLELSRSRLGGLAVEAVLGLSHVDRPPLGDVAGMVSAVVCTNPDLKLWCTFAVVPRRVTVCVRDVLQSLSPGDRAGLAVARAVAERTRQAIATLELLP